The DNA sequence TGGTCATAAATAACTGATCGATAGAAAATGAAACTTTGAACCGACCGACGACCGACCGCTATCTTCTAGATTTATTATTACCATACTTGGTCGGAAATTACCAAAATTGGACAGTTTTCAAGGGAGTAAATTTCAGAAACGGCAGTATTTACATTATAAACTATACCATATCCTTGTTATTTTACCAAACCAACAATGCACAAACAATCACAAATTTCAAACCCAAAACAAAAAAGCAATATCCATTAATTTACTAAGACATAATTTAAAAGTTAACAAGCATTTATATacagggataggatcaaataaaaacttttttaagttacaaacttacaaactttttttattctcccatcgagttaatccttagttatataaagtattcatgttgaaaattctttaaaaaacatcacaatttttaaatataacgcataaataaattgcgcattcaacacatttgtaactggggttcaacatcgaatgtagaacactaattatcattaggttgaatatatctataaagatacttaaactatacctctatgGTTTGGGTGGGgtttagaaatataaatattagttatataatatgtttaacttagttcttacattcaaaaattagtttatgtacttctccaacacagtttcaatcgatgttcaacaaaatatgttagaaaatgttgaactcaaattatatatatgttgaatgcagaaaatttgtaagtttgtaagtttgtaccagaacccacccctatatatatatatatatatatatatatatatatatatatatatatatatatatatatatatatatatatatatatatatatatatatatatatccctttaACAAAACGATCCAAACCATGCAAATACACTTTACAACTAATCAACAGTAGTTAGTTAGGTCTCGGTTAACAAAAGCAACATTTTAACAATTCATCATCCCCATAAATATTCATCATCCCCATAAATAATCATCATCCCCACCAATGTTGTTCTCAGAACTTTCACCATTAGTAACATCCTtattttcctgcaaaaattcATCATTTGTCATTATGTCCTACTACATAAAATACAAACACACAAATATTCACTAATATATCATTTCCAATTTACATTTGTACCATTTACATAAATCATAcactatatcatcttaattCACTATTTGTGTGTGTGGGCGCGCGCCGGTGCTTGTGTCAATCTATATGCACAATAAAGTAGAAAATTTAGTAGAAATTACAAAACTACGTGCACATAACATTACATCTATGATAATACTTATATAGACCGGAAACATATAAAccgcacaaatatatatatatatacttatctaCGTACAGCTTGGGTTCCAGCCTCGTATTTGTTGCAAATGTCGGTCATGATTGTCGTGACAACGTTCACAACCTCTTTAAAGAAAATGGAGTTGAAGCTGCCTCTAGTCTCCGGATTAGAAACTTCGAGAAGGTTCCTAGCAAGACCTTCTAGCTCTGCATTATCCAACTGTGGATGGAAATGACCGGGGATTGCTTGTACATTAGTGAGAGCATGGGGAACGCCTTGCACAAATAGAAGGTCAGGTATATTTGAGCGGTTGGGGACAGAGGATGAGGAACTTGCACCTCACCTAGTCTTTTCTCTAAAACGGTGAGCCAAATTTCAACTGTGTGTTTGCAGGGACGGTTGAGAATCGAACAAGTCGATTCTTTTTTGGCTTGTTTGTGCGGTCGATCCTTTTTTGGCTTGTTTGTGCGGTCTGTTGTTCTTTGCATCCACCTCTCTATGGCTCAGAGAAATCTGAGCGAGGAGTTAGGTCAACTCTGAATTCATTTATCTGAATCTGTAATGTACTTTGATATTGTGGTTTGTTTTTGAACTATGAAGTACTCTGTAATGTTATTATGGAGTATACCATGGAACgtaatatttaaattcatgttgcttaattatttacattctattttgattccaatttccaatgTAGGTGTTTTTGTAGTTCAATTATCAGCTAATTCTTTTTTTTGCACAAAGTCGAGTTTCCGACATCCGTAAGATcggtttttgtttttcaaatctGTTCGGATTTGGACCGGGTTTGGGTTTGGTGAAAattttcgggtttggatttggatatcacATATATGCGAACTGATCCTACCTGTTAACATCCCATGATGTATTTGCTCAAGTTAAATCATTTAATTCATATATTGCTATTTGTgaaaaacttaaaatcaaataatcaaaatcaaagataaacttataataataaaaaattatgtataatatatgaaacaacccgggtcaaatcccgagcctttttcgaaaatcgggtcaagtcccgaaatccgaatccgaaaataagcctaaatatactggcccaactgcaacaacttgggtaatccacaagcccaccacaggcccccaaaagatcatgatttgttggtgcaattggtagtagtacttatgcttataaactgaactaaagtctccacacgactcgatgtgggactggggtgttacaaactcccccacttaaattcctgacgtcctcgtcaggccgaaacggatagcccataggcccagatcgaacctccctagccattgtgggataataccggctggcttcgtgtccccgcttccggatctctgtccattgcgggataataccaccagccttcgtgtccccacctccggcaacttgacgaatcaagctttcgagaacctggctctgataccatatgaaacaacccgggtcaaatcccgagcctttttcgaaaatcgggtcaagtcccgaaatccgaatccgaaaataagcctaaatatactggcccaactgcaacaacttgggtaatccacaagcccgccacaggcccccaaaagatcatgatttgttggtgcaattggtagtagtacttatgcttataaactgaactaaagtctccacacgactcgatgtgggactggggtgttacaatatataattaaaaatgattcaaatattgatttgaagAACAGTATTGGATGCATACAAAAGTGTATGCAAATATTTGGTTTAAGTACTTGTGAATCTATTTATACTAACCTTTTACCACTGCCAAGCACGGGTATATAGGTCgtagtttatttttttaattttaacatcaaTTTATTGATAACTTAGTATTTATATTAatcaactgattatattttctcacgaaagttcatcttttaaaattttttatctattggtaaatatttttttgttattaatatgtgatattttattatgcaattaaatttaaatcagatttttcgTATTTTGTATATCTTTCGTATGATGAAAAAAGATACTcgctccgtcccaaaatacatgtcgctttgactttttgcacgtaatttgatgtgcaaataaaacatacttctatacattatttttgaaatttattttttctgaacaaaagtataacatccatatttttattcagaaaaagaaaatttgaaaaataatatatagacatatgtttTATTGGCACCTCAAATTACATTAAAAAAGTTAAggtgacatgtattgtgggacggagggagtatttgggTGTAagagattaaagttggaaaggGTTACGTAATGGTTGGTGTTTGTATTGCAATAGAACACATTCGAGTTGAAAAGAGTTATCTGAAGGTGCTTGTTAaagaaatatattcaaaattggatatttataattttacttttaatgtcattataattgtttttataaaatattatatgataatatgttGTCATCTCTAAGACTAAAActatttaacaatgtaagagtaataTGAGAGAGACTAccgaacaaaaaaatataaccaaaattttgaactacaaattatatccatgttgactattattatagtataatacAGACACATTATAGTTTTCACAAATCAATATATACACTTcctcattaaaaaaattgagttattattttatgtagttttcacttttttttatatatgtcattTTAAAGGATAATGAAACTCTTATTTAATCAATAGCACTATAACTCTTTCATATACAAATTACTTATTTAATTCATTGACCGAATTGgaccagaaatatatataaagagacattaataattggaaaaaaaaaaacaaaacatttaTATGGATATTGGTAGAATTTCCAATCAATCCTAAGGGCAGTAATAATTTTggcaaattaaaaaaacaagcaGAAATAACGGTACAAGTAAATTCCCTTCCCCTAGAGCTTAAGATCCAAATCCACAGCATTCTCTTCTTCATGCCCTATTGCAGGACCGCTTCTTGCTCCACCGGGTAGAGGAGCGGTGGGTGCAACAGAAGGCCCCAACAGATCAGGCACTTCAAAAAACCTGGAACTTCTGATGGCATGACCCCGTTGAGAGGCTGGTGGAGGAAGATTCAGGGAGGATCCTGCCGCAGGTCTAAGAGGTGTCAGAGCAGCTGATGCGGTAGCAGCCTGAGTTGCATACTCCTCTCTTCTCCTCTTGTTCTGAGGATTGATGCCCTGGTAGTGGGTCTCAGCCTGCCGCTTTTCCGCTTGACGCTGCTCCTTGTGAGCCTTTTGGTGCCCACCCAGGGCCTGGTGGGTAGAGAAGGTTATGTCACAATAAGCGCAACCATAAGTTGTTGCACTGGCCGGTGCTATGTTGCTGGTGGTATTCAGTGATGTTGAAGAATCGGCCGGTTGTGTCCTTCTAATGGAGGAAGAGGACGAGAAGATAGAGAAGGAATTAGACATTTTTTGGTGCAGCTAGAGATGTGTTCGGCTCAAATGATGTTTGTGTTTGTAAGAATACCTTTAAATACataactatgtcatattaagtGTATCTTATGTATTTATTACTAATGTAATTTATTACAAGATACTGGATTTACAAATCTTGTATCTAAAATCTCTTTAATCGgatattatatcaaaaaaatatctacattaattttatatataaaaaaatctattgGATACGATTTTTATTCATTCTAACTAATTAATTTTATGCATGCACTTAATTTCCTAAAATCTTAATGATGAGTTTGCTAGAGACTACTCGGATAAATttgtcaaacaaacaaaataagagtatacctctttaaatatatgattttctcgtaatataaaatattcttcaCAATTTTCATTATTAATGTAATTTCATACAAGATATCGTATAAAATCCAAATATACTCTTATTTTGTTAACTAATTTATCACATAcgcaagatttttttttttttaactaatttattttttccggTCATTCTAGTTTCCTTTTGTATATATGGTGGTGAACATTATATGCAAATTTATCATATGCTATGTAGATTTTGGAGTTGGGCTTTTTGGACTACACATATATTGGAGTCTTAATTTGAAGACCCAATATActttcttaatttaaaattctacatTAACTACGGTGTACATGTCCTGATTGTATAATAGTACATACACTTTAGTATCTCTTTTTCCACCCATCTAAAGTCTGTTACCGGTCAACTATTCCTGCAGTTTTTATCCTAACCCAAACTAAGAAGCTATTAATATAAACACGGCAGAAAAGAATGTGGGACTAGAAAATGGACATATGGGGATTAACTTCTTGGATCATTTGGAGTACTACAAAAATGAGTTCACCTACGGGGGCTTCATCATCTTTTTAATTCATCATTTGCAGAACAAACGGAAAACTATAATCTCAAAAGAAAATCATTGTGGAACAACTCTGAAATTGATTCACCATTTGCAGAACAACCGAAAAAGTATAATCTAGAATGAAAATCATTGTGGAACAACTCAGGAATAAATTTAAGGACAACTACAAGAAGCAGAAGAGGTAAGCATAGAAAAAGATGACCTTTATGTCTCATTCACTATATGACCTTGGCATCTCATAATTAGCCCCAAAATCCATTCACGTAAATTCCAGATAATTGTCACCAACTGGATTTCTGCACACCCATCCCATTGAGTTTAGACATTCTGAGCTAGAACTTTTAGGTATGTTAGTCTGCGGAAGGAGTTTCTCCTCTTTAGTAGGATTTTAATCTGTTGCAATAGGAATCTGGATTTGCAGGACCTCGAACAGTGATGTTCCAGTGGCTTCATTTGCCAAGAGATCCTATGATGCTAGACTCTGTCCGAACCTTACACCGTATAATAATAAAGATAGAACATATAAGGAAGCATAATATACACAgcattaacaaaaataaaaggcCAACCGTTAGATTTGAAGGAAATGGACGGACCAGATGGAGGACTCCAATACTCGAAATAATATTGATCTCCACAGAACTTACAGAACTTGAGCCAGAGATTTTATGATTGGAACAACTTATGTTGATGATTAAAATTAATACATAGTTCTTTATTCTTTTACAAAAGcatcatatatttatagttaaatttaatatttgaaagaTTTCAAAAGGTAATAGagctaaaaaaatcaaatcacctatattcattaaatataataataattccttGTGTTATACGTTCTTTCAAATTGATAGAAAAATGCTCATAATCAGTCGCACAACTTTTAACCAACAAGGTACAATCATAATCGGCTTTAAATCAAGTTCTCTAGATGGATGTTAATTATTCAATCATACCACTTATAGCATATAAACTAGCCGATATTAATGCGCTAAAGCTTTAGAGTATGTACTTATAAGTGATCGTTAGGGTTGTTCTAGTTGATTAGGCTACATTCTGTcttatattaatgtatatatgtgtgtgtatgtatgtgtgtctatatatatatatatatatatatatatggaaagaCTCGTTTAGGTTTTCATTGAGACCAAGTCTAATTTTCCCATGTACGTGTAAATTTCCTTGTAGGATGAGAAGTCTTGAAAATCAACCCTTTATAGAATCTAATCCGgtttttaattagccatttaCTTAGTCAATTATTTAtccataaatttcaaaattaattagtgCTTGGCGGGCTAATTCATTAACCGCGCTGTATTTGCACGGATCGAGGTCATATCTAATTTTTGCATTTATTGTGTCTTCTAGGGTATTTTTTTGGCCCTTATCGTTTTGCTCCCAACTTTCTGGAAACATTTTGAAATTATCGCGGATGTTTTTGTTCTTCGGTTATTTCTATTCCTCCTTTTGTTTTTCGGACCAAAGTTTGCATTTCCG is a window from the Daucus carota subsp. sativus chromosome 8, DH1 v3.0, whole genome shotgun sequence genome containing:
- the LOC108197938 gene encoding zinc finger protein 4-like: MSNSFSIFSSSSSIRRTQPADSSTSLNTTSNIAPASATTYGCAYCDITFSTHQALGGHQKAHKEQRQAEKRQAETHYQGINPQNKRRREEYATQAATASAALTPLRPAAGSSLNLPPPASQRGHAIRSSRFFEVPDLLGPSVAPTAPLPGGARSGPAIGHEEENAVDLDLKL